A DNA window from Citrobacter tructae contains the following coding sequences:
- the ygdR gene encoding lipoprotein YgdR has product MKKWAVLISAVGLAFAVSGCSSDYVMATKDGRMILTDGKPEIDDDTGLVSYHDQQGNAMQINRDDVSQIIER; this is encoded by the coding sequence ATGAAAAAATGGGCAGTTTTAATTTCCGCAGTAGGATTGGCTTTTGCCGTTTCTGGTTGCAGCAGTGATTATGTAATGGCGACAAAAGATGGTCGTATGATCCTGACCGATGGTAAACCTGAAATTGATGACGATACCGGTCTGGTGAGCTACCACGATCAGCAAGGCAATGCGATGCAGATTAACCGCGATGATGTGTCTCAAATTATTGAGCGTTGA
- the mutH gene encoding DNA mismatch repair endonuclease MutH — protein sequence MPKLQPLLSPPESEAQLLAQARQLSGYTLGELAAMAGIVTPKDLKRDKGWIGVLLEIWLGASAGSKPEQDFATLGVELKTIPVDSLGKPLETTFVCVAPLTGNTGVTWETSHVRHKLKRVLWVPVEGERSIPLAQRRVGSPLLWSPNEEEDQQLRLDWEELMDMIVLGHVERITARHGEVLQLRPKAANAKALTEAIGANGEPILTLPRGFYLKKNFTRALLERHFLFQTQ from the coding sequence ATGCCAAAACTCCAGCCGCTGCTTTCCCCCCCTGAATCTGAGGCTCAATTGCTTGCCCAGGCACGGCAGCTCTCGGGTTATACATTAGGGGAACTGGCAGCAATGGCGGGGATAGTGACTCCCAAAGATTTGAAGCGGGATAAAGGCTGGATCGGCGTGCTGCTGGAGATTTGGCTCGGGGCCAGCGCAGGCAGCAAACCGGAACAGGATTTTGCCACGCTGGGTGTGGAGCTGAAAACGATCCCTGTGGACAGTCTTGGAAAACCGCTGGAAACCACCTTCGTTTGCGTAGCGCCGTTAACAGGCAATACCGGTGTAACGTGGGAAACCAGCCATGTCCGCCACAAGCTTAAACGCGTGCTGTGGGTGCCAGTTGAAGGAGAGCGTAGTATCCCGTTAGCACAACGGCGCGTGGGGTCTCCGCTGCTGTGGAGTCCGAATGAAGAAGAAGACCAGCAATTGCGCCTGGACTGGGAAGAATTGATGGACATGATCGTACTGGGCCACGTCGAACGCATCACCGCCCGCCATGGGGAAGTGTTACAGCTACGCCCAAAAGCCGCCAATGCAAAAGCACTTACCGAAGCCATTGGCGCAAATGGTGAGCCTATCCTGACCTTACCACGCGGTTTTTATCTGAAAAAGAACTTCACGCGCGCGCTGCTAGAGCGGCATTTTTTATTCCAGACACAATAG
- the lplT gene encoding lysophospholipid transporter LplT → MRESVHTNTSIWSKGMMSVIAAQFLSAFGDNALLFATLALLKEQFYPDWSQPILQMVFVGAYILFAPFVGQVADSFAKGRVMMFANGLKLLGAASICFGVNPFLGYTLVGVGAAAYSPAKYGILGELTTGDKLVKANGLMEASTIAAILLGSVAGGVLADWHVIAALSVCALAYAGAVVANLSIPKLAAARPGQSWHLGKMTRSFFCAASSLWRNGETRFSLVGTSLFWGAGVTLRFLLVLWVPVALGITDNATPTYLNAMVAIGIVVGAGAAAKLVTLETVSRCMPAGILIGVGVLFLSLQHALLPSYALLMLIGVLGGFFVVPLNALLQERGKKSVGAGNAIAVQNLGENSAMLLMLGIYSLAVLVGIPAVAIGIGFGGLFTLAITALWIWQRRH, encoded by the coding sequence ATGCGTGAGTCAGTACACACTAATACTTCAATCTGGTCTAAAGGGATGATGTCCGTTATCGCCGCGCAGTTTTTGTCGGCGTTTGGCGATAACGCGCTGCTGTTTGCTACGCTGGCATTGCTGAAGGAGCAATTTTATCCGGACTGGAGCCAGCCGATCCTGCAAATGGTGTTTGTGGGTGCTTACATTCTTTTTGCCCCTTTTGTCGGTCAGGTGGCTGACAGCTTTGCCAAAGGCAGGGTGATGATGTTTGCCAATGGCCTTAAGTTGCTGGGGGCGGCAAGTATTTGCTTCGGCGTTAATCCTTTTCTGGGGTATACGCTGGTGGGGGTCGGCGCGGCGGCTTATTCACCAGCCAAGTATGGCATTCTCGGAGAACTGACCACCGGCGACAAACTGGTAAAAGCCAACGGTCTGATGGAAGCCTCAACCATCGCCGCAATTCTACTGGGTTCCGTTGCTGGCGGCGTGCTGGCCGACTGGCATGTGATAGCCGCACTTTCTGTCTGCGCGCTGGCCTATGCGGGCGCCGTGGTGGCTAACTTGTCTATCCCCAAACTGGCTGCCGCGCGTCCGGGGCAGTCGTGGCATCTGGGGAAAATGACGCGCAGCTTCTTCTGTGCGGCGTCTTCGCTGTGGCGCAACGGTGAAACGCGATTCTCACTGGTCGGAACCAGCCTGTTTTGGGGCGCGGGAGTGACGCTGCGTTTTCTGCTGGTGCTGTGGGTTCCGGTAGCGCTGGGTATTACCGATAACGCCACGCCGACCTATCTTAATGCCATGGTGGCTATTGGGATTGTGGTTGGGGCCGGTGCGGCAGCGAAGTTGGTGACGCTGGAAACGGTGTCTCGTTGTATGCCTGCGGGGATCCTGATTGGCGTCGGTGTACTGTTCTTGTCTCTGCAACATGCGCTGCTGCCGTCCTATGCGCTGCTGATGCTCATCGGTGTGCTGGGCGGTTTCTTTGTTGTGCCGCTAAATGCGCTACTGCAAGAGCGTGGTAAAAAAAGCGTGGGTGCGGGCAATGCCATCGCGGTGCAAAATCTGGGTGAAAACAGCGCCATGCTGCTGATGCTTGGTATTTACTCGCTGGCGGTACTGGTAGGTATTCCGGCAGTTGCCATCGGTATTGGCTTTGGCGGACTGTTTACACTGGCGATTACGGCGCTGTGGATCTGGCAACGCCGTCATTAA
- a CDS encoding NADP(H)-dependent aldo-keto reductase, with the protein MQYHRIPHSSLEVSTLGLGTMTFGEQNSEADAHAQLDYAVAQGINLIDVAEMYPVPPRPETQGLTETYVGNWLAKHGNREKLIVASKVSGPSRNNDSGIRPNQALDRKNIRQALNDSLKRLQTDYLDLYQVHWPQRPTNCFGKLGYSWTDSAPVITLLETLEALTEFQRAGKIRYIGVSNETAFGVMRYLHLADKHDLPRIVTIQNPYSLLNRSFEVGLAEVSQYEGIELLAYSCLGFGTLTGKYLNGAKPAGARNTLFSRFTRYSSEQTQKAVAAYVDIAKRHNLDPAQMALAFVRRQPFVASTLLGATTMEQLRTNVESLHLQLSEEVLAEIEAVHQVYTYPAP; encoded by the coding sequence ATGCAATATCACCGTATACCCCACAGCTCGCTGGAAGTCAGTACACTGGGGCTGGGCACAATGACGTTTGGTGAACAAAACAGCGAAGCCGACGCACATGCACAGCTTGACTATGCCGTTGCACAAGGCATCAATTTAATCGACGTTGCCGAGATGTATCCGGTCCCGCCGCGCCCTGAAACCCAGGGACTCACGGAAACCTACGTCGGCAACTGGCTCGCCAAACACGGCAACCGTGAAAAACTGATCGTGGCCTCAAAGGTCAGCGGTCCGTCGCGTAACAATGACAGCGGTATTCGTCCTAATCAGGCGCTGGACCGTAAAAACATTCGTCAGGCGCTTAACGACAGCCTCAAACGCCTGCAAACTGATTATCTGGACCTGTATCAGGTTCACTGGCCTCAGCGCCCGACCAACTGCTTTGGCAAGCTGGGCTACAGTTGGACGGACTCCGCGCCGGTGATCACCCTGCTGGAAACGCTGGAAGCCCTGACCGAATTTCAGCGCGCCGGGAAAATTCGCTATATCGGCGTGTCCAACGAAACCGCATTTGGCGTGATGCGCTATCTGCATCTTGCGGATAAACACGATCTGCCGCGCATTGTCACTATCCAAAACCCCTACAGCCTGCTGAACCGCAGCTTTGAAGTGGGACTGGCGGAAGTCAGCCAGTACGAAGGCATTGAACTACTGGCATACTCGTGCCTGGGTTTTGGCACGTTAACGGGTAAATACCTCAACGGCGCGAAACCTGCCGGTGCGCGCAATACACTGTTTAGCCGCTTCACGCGCTACAGCAGTGAGCAGACGCAAAAAGCCGTCGCAGCTTACGTGGATATCGCCAAACGCCATAACCTGGATCCAGCGCAGATGGCACTGGCATTTGTGCGTCGCCAGCCGTTTGTCGCCAGCACCCTGCTGGGGGCGACGACCATGGAGCAGCTAAGAACCAACGTTGAAAGTTTGCATCTGCAGTTAAGCGAAGAGGTGCTGGCAGAGATTGAAGCAGTGCATCAGGTTTATACCTATCCTGCACCGTGA
- a CDS encoding prepilin peptidase-dependent protein: MKKQQGYTLIETLVAMLIVVALSASGLYGWQRWQQQQRLWQTAIQVRDYLLQLREDANWHNRDHVISVIREGTSWCLVSSAAAQNTCKPVSPLVLTPRWGDVEMADMTPSLAFFGLRNTAWAGHIGLKNAAGEWWVVVSGWGRIRLCGRDEANICR, translated from the coding sequence ATGAAAAAACAACAAGGCTATACGCTCATTGAAACACTGGTGGCAATGCTCATTGTTGTCGCTCTCAGCGCATCCGGGCTTTACGGCTGGCAACGTTGGCAGCAACAGCAACGGTTGTGGCAAACCGCCATTCAGGTGCGGGACTATTTGCTGCAACTGCGTGAAGATGCCAACTGGCATAATCGCGACCATGTCATCAGCGTCATCAGAGAGGGAACCTCATGGTGTCTGGTTAGCTCTGCCGCTGCTCAGAATACGTGCAAACCCGTTTCGCCGTTGGTGTTAACTCCGCGCTGGGGCGATGTCGAGATGGCAGACATGACGCCATCGTTAGCCTTTTTTGGCCTGCGCAACACCGCATGGGCCGGGCATATTGGCCTGAAAAATGCTGCGGGCGAATGGTGGGTGGTGGTATCAGGCTGGGGGCGAATCCGTCTTTGCGGGCGTGATGAGGCAAATATATGTCGGTAA
- a CDS encoding TerC family protein — protein MLFAWITDPNAWLALGTLTLLEIVLGIDNIIFLSLVVAKLPTAQRSHARRIGLAAAMIMRLALLASIAWVTRLTNPLFEVFGEAISARDLILLLGGLFLIWKASKEIHESIEGEEEGLKTRVSSFLGAIVQIMLLDIIFSLDSVITAVGLSDHLFIMMAAVVIAVGVMMFAARPIGEFVDRHPSVKMLALAFLILVGFTLILESFDVHVPKGYIYFAMFFSIGVETLNLLRNKKNPL, from the coding sequence ATGTTATTTGCATGGATAACCGATCCTAACGCCTGGCTGGCGCTCGGTACGCTGACGCTGCTGGAGATCGTTCTTGGGATCGACAATATTATTTTCCTTTCTTTGGTAGTTGCCAAACTCCCGACCGCGCAACGCAGTCATGCCCGACGTATCGGGCTGGCGGCAGCGATGATCATGCGTCTGGCACTCCTGGCCTCTATCGCCTGGGTAACACGTCTGACAAACCCACTGTTTGAGGTATTTGGCGAGGCGATCTCAGCACGTGACCTGATCCTTCTACTCGGTGGATTGTTCTTAATCTGGAAAGCCAGTAAAGAGATCCATGAGTCGATTGAAGGTGAAGAAGAAGGGCTGAAAACGCGCGTCTCCTCTTTCCTGGGGGCAATTGTGCAGATCATGTTGTTAGATATTATCTTCAGCCTGGACTCCGTCATCACCGCAGTAGGCTTGTCCGATCATCTGTTTATCATGATGGCGGCGGTGGTCATTGCCGTCGGTGTGATGATGTTTGCAGCACGCCCGATAGGCGAGTTCGTGGATCGTCACCCATCGGTAAAAATGCTGGCGCTCGCTTTCCTGATTCTGGTCGGTTTCACACTGATTCTGGAAAGTTTCGATGTGCATGTGCCGAAAGGGTACATTTATTTCGCGATGTTCTTCTCTATCGGTGTAGAGACCCTGAACCTGTTGCGCAATAAAAAGAACCCGCTCTGA
- the rppH gene encoding RNA pyrophosphohydrolase, producing the protein MIDDDGYRPNVGIVICNRQGQVMWARRFGQHSWQFPQGGINAGETAEQAMYRELFEEVGLSRKDVRILASTRNWLRYKLPKRLVRWDTKPVCIGQKQKWFLLQLISSDAEINMQTSSTPEFDGWRWVSYWYPVRQVVSFKRDVYRRVMKEFASVVMALQESTPKPQSAPAYRRKRG; encoded by the coding sequence GTGATTGATGACGATGGCTACCGCCCGAATGTAGGGATAGTAATTTGTAACCGCCAGGGGCAGGTCATGTGGGCCCGGCGATTTGGTCAGCACTCCTGGCAATTCCCGCAAGGTGGGATAAACGCGGGAGAGACAGCAGAGCAGGCGATGTACCGGGAACTGTTTGAAGAAGTGGGCCTCAGTCGTAAAGATGTCCGGATCCTTGCTTCTACTCGTAACTGGTTGCGTTACAAGTTACCGAAACGTTTGGTGCGTTGGGACACGAAGCCGGTTTGTATCGGCCAGAAACAAAAATGGTTTCTTCTGCAATTGATAAGCAGCGATGCTGAGATCAATATGCAAACCAGCAGCACGCCCGAGTTTGATGGCTGGCGTTGGGTGAGTTACTGGTATCCGGTTCGACAGGTGGTGTCATTTAAACGCGATGTCTATCGCAGGGTGATGAAAGAATTCGCAAGTGTTGTGATGGCGCTTCAGGAGAGTACCCCAAAGCCGCAAAGCGCACCTGCGTACAGACGTAAAAGAGGTTAA
- a CDS encoding prepilin-type N-terminal cleavage/methylation domain-containing protein, with the protein MSATLNRQRGFSLPEVMLALVLMVMIVTALSGYQRVLMNSFLIRSQYQQLWRHAWMQTQMTAFSPPLNWQVNRMQTTRAGCVSINVKLSSPLGRQGQMTRLHCPNSQ; encoded by the coding sequence ATGTCAGCTACCCTGAACCGGCAACGCGGTTTTAGCCTGCCAGAAGTGATGCTGGCATTGGTACTCATGGTAATGATTGTTACTGCGTTGTCGGGGTATCAACGGGTGTTGATGAACAGTTTTCTTATCAGAAGTCAGTATCAGCAGCTTTGGCGTCATGCGTGGATGCAAACCCAGATGACTGCATTTTCGCCGCCGTTAAACTGGCAGGTAAACCGAATGCAGACAACACGGGCGGGATGTGTCAGCATCAACGTCAAACTTTCTTCACCCCTGGGCAGGCAAGGTCAAATGACGCGTCTGCACTGCCCGAACAGTCAGTAG
- the lgt gene encoding prolipoprotein diacylglyceryl transferase, protein MTSSYLHFPEFDPVIFSIGPVALHWYGMMYLVGFIFAMWLATRRANRPGSGWTKNEVENLLYAGFLGVFLGGRIGYVLFYNFPLFLDNPLYLFRVWDGGMSFHGGLIGVILVMIIFAKRTKRSFFQVSDFIAPLIPFGLGAGRLGNFINGELWGRVDPNFSYSMLFPGSRTEDILLLQTNPQWQSIFDTYGSLPRHASQLYEMALEGVVLFIILNLFIRKPRPMGSVSGLFLIGYGAFRIIVEFFRQPDQQFTGEWVQYISMGQILSIPMIVAGIIMMVWAYRRSPQQHAS, encoded by the coding sequence ATGACCAGTAGCTATCTGCATTTTCCGGAATTCGATCCGGTCATTTTCTCAATTGGACCCGTCGCACTTCACTGGTACGGCATGATGTATTTGGTGGGGTTTATTTTCGCGATGTGGTTGGCGACGCGCCGCGCTAATCGGCCAGGAAGTGGCTGGACCAAAAACGAAGTTGAAAACTTACTTTATGCAGGATTCCTCGGGGTGTTCCTTGGGGGACGTATTGGTTACGTACTGTTCTACAACTTCCCACTGTTCCTTGATAATCCGCTGTATCTGTTCCGCGTCTGGGACGGTGGAATGTCCTTCCACGGTGGTCTTATCGGCGTGATTCTGGTGATGATTATCTTCGCCAAACGCACCAAGCGTTCGTTCTTCCAGGTGTCGGACTTTATTGCCCCGCTGATTCCGTTTGGTCTGGGCGCAGGGCGTCTGGGCAACTTTATCAACGGTGAGCTGTGGGGGCGCGTTGACCCAAACTTCTCGTATTCCATGCTGTTTCCGGGCTCCCGTACCGAAGATATCTTACTGCTGCAAACTAACCCGCAATGGCAGTCTATTTTTGATACCTACGGCTCGCTGCCGCGCCACGCCTCACAGCTTTATGAGATGGCGCTGGAAGGTGTTGTGCTGTTTATCATTCTTAACCTTTTCATTCGTAAACCGCGCCCGATGGGATCGGTATCCGGGCTGTTCCTGATAGGCTACGGTGCGTTTCGTATCATCGTTGAATTCTTCCGTCAGCCGGATCAGCAGTTTACCGGCGAATGGGTACAGTACATCAGTATGGGGCAGATCCTGTCTATCCCGATGATTGTCGCCGGTATCATTATGATGGTTTGGGCGTACCGCCGCAGCCCACAGCAACACGCTTCCTGA
- the ptsP gene encoding phosphoenolpyruvate--protein phosphotransferase: MLTRLREIVEKVASAPRLNEALNILVTDICLAMDTEVCSVYLADHDRRCYYLMATRGLKKPRGRTVALAFDEGIVGLVGRLAEPINLADAQKHPSFKYIPSVKEERFRAFLGVPIIQRRQLLGVLVVQQRELRQYDESEESFLVTLATQMAAILSQSQLNALFGQYRQTRIRALPAAPGVAIAEGWQDATLPLMEQVYQASTLDPVLERERLTGALEEAANEFRRYSKRFTAGAQKETAAIFDLYSHLLSDTRLRRELFAQVDNGSVAEWAVKTIIEKFAEQFAALSDNYLKERAGDLRALGQRLLFHLDDSIQGPNAWPERFVLVADELSATTLAELPQDRLVGVVVRDGAANSHAAIMVRALGIPTVMGADIQPSVLHRRTLVVDGYRGEVLVDPEPVLIQEYQRLISEEIELSRLAEDDVNQPAQLKSGERVKVMLNAGLSPEHEEKLGSRIDGIGLYRTEIPFMLQSGFPSEEEQVAQYQGMLQMFNDKPVTLRTLDVGADKQLPYMPISEENPCLGWRGIRITLDQPEIFLIQVRAMLRANAATGNLSILLPMVTSIDEVDEARRLIERAGREVEEMIGYAIPKPRIGIMLEVPSMVFMLPHLANRVDFISVGTNDLTQYILAVDRNNTRVASIYDSLHPGMLRALAMIAQEAERSGIDLRLCGEMAGDPMCVAILIGLGFRHLSMNGRSVARVKYLLRHIDFDEAQTLAQRSLEAQLATEVRHQVAAFMERRGMGGLIRGGL, from the coding sequence ATGCTCACCCGCCTGCGCGAAATAGTCGAAAAGGTTGCCAGTGCTCCGCGTCTTAATGAGGCGCTGAATATTCTGGTTACCGACATCTGTCTTGCGATGGATACAGAGGTCTGCTCGGTTTATCTGGCCGATCACGATCGACGTTGTTATTACCTGATGGCGACCCGGGGACTCAAAAAACCACGCGGTCGCACCGTTGCACTGGCGTTTGATGAAGGTATCGTTGGCCTGGTTGGCAGGCTGGCGGAACCCATCAACCTCGCCGATGCGCAAAAACACCCCAGCTTTAAGTACATTCCTTCGGTAAAAGAAGAGCGGTTCCGCGCCTTCTTAGGCGTACCGATCATTCAGCGCCGCCAGCTATTGGGCGTGCTGGTGGTTCAGCAGCGTGAGCTGCGCCAGTACGATGAAAGCGAAGAATCATTCCTGGTGACGCTCGCCACGCAAATGGCGGCCATTCTTTCTCAGTCGCAGTTAAACGCGCTATTTGGACAATATCGCCAAACGCGAATTCGTGCGCTGCCCGCAGCGCCAGGTGTGGCGATTGCCGAAGGCTGGCAGGATGCGACGCTGCCGCTGATGGAGCAGGTATATCAGGCTTCAACGCTGGATCCGGTTCTGGAACGTGAACGACTCACTGGCGCGCTGGAAGAAGCTGCGAACGAATTCCGCCGCTACAGCAAGCGTTTTACCGCCGGGGCGCAGAAAGAAACGGCGGCAATCTTCGATTTATACTCGCATCTGCTTTCCGATACACGTCTGCGCCGCGAGCTGTTTGCGCAAGTTGATAACGGTTCGGTGGCCGAATGGGCCGTTAAAACGATCATCGAAAAGTTTGCCGAACAGTTTGCCGCGCTCAGCGATAACTATCTTAAAGAACGGGCCGGGGATTTACGTGCGCTCGGCCAGCGTCTGCTGTTCCATCTTGATGACTCTATTCAGGGGCCGAATGCCTGGCCGGAACGCTTCGTGCTGGTGGCGGATGAGCTTTCCGCGACTACTCTGGCCGAACTTCCGCAGGATAGGCTGGTTGGCGTGGTGGTCAGAGACGGTGCCGCCAACTCCCATGCGGCGATTATGGTGCGCGCGCTGGGCATTCCTACCGTGATGGGGGCCGATATTCAGCCGTCGGTATTACACCGTCGTACACTGGTGGTGGACGGTTATCGCGGCGAAGTGTTGGTCGATCCTGAACCGGTTTTGATCCAGGAATATCAGCGCCTCATCAGTGAAGAGATTGAACTGAGCCGTCTGGCGGAAGATGACGTTAACCAGCCTGCCCAGTTGAAAAGCGGCGAGCGCGTTAAGGTGATGCTCAACGCTGGACTGAGTCCGGAACACGAAGAGAAACTCGGGAGCCGAATCGACGGTATCGGGCTGTATCGCACCGAAATCCCATTCATGCTGCAAAGCGGTTTTCCATCGGAAGAAGAACAGGTTGCCCAGTATCAGGGCATGCTGCAGATGTTTAACGACAAACCGGTAACCCTGCGTACACTTGATGTCGGGGCCGATAAACAGCTGCCTTACATGCCAATCAGCGAAGAGAATCCGTGTCTTGGCTGGCGTGGGATCCGCATTACGCTCGATCAGCCGGAGATCTTTTTGATCCAGGTTCGCGCGATGCTGCGTGCTAATGCGGCAACCGGCAACCTGAGCATTTTGCTGCCGATGGTCACCAGTATTGATGAAGTGGACGAAGCGCGACGCCTAATTGAGCGCGCCGGACGCGAAGTGGAAGAGATGATCGGATACGCGATCCCGAAACCGCGCATCGGCATCATGCTGGAAGTCCCATCGATGGTCTTTATGCTGCCGCATCTGGCGAACAGAGTCGATTTTATCTCGGTCGGGACCAACGACCTGACCCAGTATATTCTGGCGGTCGATCGTAACAACACGCGGGTAGCCAGCATCTATGACAGCTTGCATCCGGGGATGTTACGTGCGCTGGCGATGATTGCACAGGAAGCCGAGAGAAGCGGCATTGATTTGCGCTTGTGCGGTGAAATGGCGGGCGATCCAATGTGTGTGGCTATTTTAATTGGCTTGGGTTTTCGCCACTTGTCGATGAATGGTCGTTCCGTTGCGCGTGTGAAATATCTGCTGCGCCACATCGATTTTGACGAAGCGCAAACGCTGGCACAGCGCAGCCTGGAAGCGCAACTGGCGACAGAAGTGCGCCATCAGGTAGCGGCGTTCATGGAACGACGCGGTATGGGCGGTTTGATTCGCGGGGGATTGTAG
- a CDS encoding prepilin peptidase-dependent protein produces MSVNERGFSLLEVLIAMAISSILLLGAARFLPALQRDILLNTRQLALEDELWQRVYTVAKHLQRAGYCRGNCGGEGLVISGHGDCVIARWDANGNGVWETTPAKDADQVGFRLQDKVLETLRGATSCDGKGWDKMTDPNALLIETFQVERQNISGFAPVLTLRLRGASKIEPQKTIDAHYSVTGFNL; encoded by the coding sequence ATGTCGGTAAATGAACGTGGTTTTTCACTGCTGGAGGTGCTGATAGCGATGGCTATAAGCAGCATTTTACTGCTGGGGGCAGCACGCTTTTTACCGGCGCTTCAGCGCGATATTTTGCTTAACACGCGCCAGTTAGCCCTTGAGGATGAACTCTGGCAGCGGGTTTATACGGTGGCGAAACATCTCCAGCGGGCCGGATACTGTCGCGGAAACTGTGGTGGTGAGGGTCTGGTGATATCGGGTCACGGTGATTGCGTGATTGCGCGTTGGGACGCCAACGGTAACGGCGTTTGGGAGACCACCCCGGCAAAAGACGCGGACCAGGTAGGCTTTCGTTTACAAGACAAGGTATTGGAAACCTTACGTGGTGCGACATCCTGCGACGGAAAGGGCTGGGATAAAATGACCGATCCTAACGCCTTACTGATTGAGACATTTCAGGTTGAACGCCAGAACATTAGCGGATTTGCACCCGTCCTGACTCTGCGTTTGCGCGGAGCCAGCAAAATTGAGCCACAAAAAACCATTGATGCGCACTATAGCGTTACGGGATTTAATCTGTGA
- a CDS encoding DUF2509 family protein codes for MNRERGVSSLAMVLLLLLLGGLLLQGLSQQDASFASRVATESQSLQRQAVVQSVMEWGRMQPWLLQPTVQCRRDSTVNAAVCLRLHDDNNVLLIAHYEGMSLWRQGEVIDGNIVFSAHGWSDFCPLREAALCQLP; via the coding sequence GTGAACCGGGAACGCGGCGTATCTTCCCTGGCGATGGTACTTTTACTTCTGTTGCTCGGCGGTCTGTTGCTCCAGGGACTGAGCCAACAGGACGCCAGTTTTGCTTCCCGTGTTGCCACGGAAAGTCAGTCTTTGCAACGCCAGGCCGTGGTGCAATCCGTCATGGAATGGGGACGTATGCAGCCCTGGTTGTTGCAGCCCACCGTGCAATGTCGGCGTGATTCAACAGTCAATGCTGCCGTTTGCCTGCGATTGCATGACGATAATAACGTGTTGCTTATTGCACACTATGAAGGGATGTCACTATGGCGGCAGGGCGAAGTTATCGATGGCAATATCGTGTTTTCCGCACATGGCTGGAGCGATTTCTGTCCTCTAAGGGAGGCTGCGCTATGTCAGCTACCCTGA
- the thyA gene encoding thymidylate synthase, giving the protein MKQYLELMQKVLDEGTQKNDRTGTGTLSIFGHQMRFNLQEGFPLVTTKRCHLRSIIHELLWFLQGDTNVAYLHENNVSIWDEWADENGNLGPVYGKQWRAWPTPDGRHIDQITTVLNQLKNDPDSRRIIVSAWNVGELDKMALAPCHAFFQFYVADGKLSCQLYQRSCDVFLGLPFNIASYALLVHMMAQQCNLEVGDFVWTGGDTHLYSNHMDQTHLQLSREPRALPKLVIKRKPDSIFDYRFDDFEIEGYDPHPGIKAPVAI; this is encoded by the coding sequence ATGAAACAGTATTTAGAACTGATGCAAAAAGTGCTCGATGAAGGCACACAGAAAAACGACCGCACCGGAACCGGAACGCTTTCCATTTTTGGACATCAGATGCGTTTTAATCTGCAGGAAGGGTTCCCGCTGGTTACGACTAAACGCTGTCATTTGCGCTCTATTATTCACGAGCTGCTGTGGTTTTTGCAGGGCGACACTAACGTGGCCTACCTGCACGAAAACAACGTCTCTATCTGGGATGAATGGGCAGATGAAAATGGCAACCTTGGCCCGGTCTACGGTAAACAGTGGCGTGCATGGCCAACGCCAGATGGCCGCCATATTGATCAGATCACCACGGTGCTCAATCAGCTGAAGAATGACCCGGACTCTCGCCGCATCATCGTTTCCGCGTGGAACGTAGGTGAACTGGATAAGATGGCGCTGGCACCGTGCCACGCGTTCTTCCAGTTCTATGTGGCAGACGGCAAGCTCTCTTGTCAGCTGTACCAGCGTTCATGCGATGTGTTCCTCGGCCTGCCGTTCAACATTGCCAGCTACGCCTTGCTGGTGCACATGATGGCGCAGCAGTGCAATCTTGAAGTCGGTGACTTTGTCTGGACCGGCGGCGACACGCACTTGTACAGCAATCATATGGATCAAACGCATCTGCAGCTCAGCCGCGAACCGCGCGCGTTGCCGAAGCTGGTCATCAAGCGTAAACCTGACTCAATCTTCGACTATCGTTTCGACGATTTCGAAATTGAAGGTTACGATCCGCACCCAGGCATTAAAGCGCCGGTTGCTATCTAA